From bacterium:
GTTCCAGAACGAAGAATCCTCCGTTGATCCATCCCTCATGCGTCTGCGGTTTCTCGGAAAATTTTTGCACAAGATTTCCATCCAGATGAAGTTCTCCAAAACGAGCGGGTGGATGGACGGCCGTCACCGTAACAAGCTTTCCATGGGATCGATGAAATGCCACCAGTGCCTGAATATCAACATTCGCGACTCCGTCTCCATAGGTCATCAGGAAGGTTTCGTTTTCAATCCAGGATCTCAGCTTCAACATTCTTCCACCGGTCATCGTATCCAGTCCTGTATCAATCACATCAACCCGTTGCCATTGAAAGTTATGGAAATATTCCTTGATCATTTCCCCTTTATAACCGCACGCGATGAGAAATTCTTTGAAGCCGTGGGCAGAATAAATGTTCAGAATATGCCATAGGAGTGGTTTACCTCCGACTTCCACAAGGGGTTTCGGGCGAGTATTGCTCTCTTCTGAGATGCGAGTGCCGCGTCCGCCGGCCAGAACAATCACTTTCATTTATTCAGCCCCCACCTTACCTCCCCTTTGATAAGGGGGAGGAATCTCATTTATGACCTCAGGCCGAGGAAGCGGAAGTATGAAACGGCCGCCGCGTCTGCTGTATTCCTGCTGCTGTTGCATGATTTCGTTTGCGAAGTTCCATGCCAGCAAAAGTACATAATCCGGTTGTTCCTCCAGAAGGGAGCCGACCGCACGAACAGGGAGATGTTTGCCGGGCGTGTACCGTCCGACTTTTAGCGGACTCTTATCGACAGTATGCGAAACGAGATCTGTTCCTATGTCGCAATAATTTAACAATGTATTTCCTTTCGCCGGCGCGCCGTAAGCTACGACGTTTCTTCCATCCGACTTGAACCGTTCGAGTAAACTACGAAGCTCTGTCCGGTGCTGTTGAACCTTGTCCGCAAATGACTCATAGCGGCGCCGTCTTGTCATATCGAGCTTCTCCTCATCCGCCGCCAGCATTACTACAGAATTAGAATGATCGATCCCGGGGGCCGCAAACATCCGGAGGGAACCCCCATGAACGGGGACAAAATCCATGCGGAAGATTCCCAGATTTACTCGCTCACAGAGACGCATCAGAGTGGTAATACTGAAATAGCACAGGTGTTCGTGGTAGACCGTATCATATTCAAGATTTTGCAGCAATTCTCGCAGGTAAGGAACCTCGAGCACAACGAAGCCATTCTCTGTAAGTAACGTCCGGCAACCTTTCAAAAAACCCACCGTGTCATCGACATGCGCCAGCACGTTATTTGCGAGGACCACACGTGCCGGTCCATTTGAGCTCAG
This genomic window contains:
- a CDS encoding glucose-1-phosphate cytidylyltransferase; the protein is MKVIVLAGGRGTRISEESNTRPKPLVEVGGKPLLWHILNIYSAHGFKEFLIACGYKGEMIKEYFHNFQWQRVDVIDTGLDTMTGGRMLKLRSWIENETFLMTYGDGVANVDIQALVAFHRSHGKLVTVTAVHPPARFGELHLDGNLVQKFSEKPQTHEGWINGGFFVLEPEVLSYIAGDETSFEREPMEHIARDQQMMAFRHDGFWQPVDTLREKELLDHLWESGNAPWKIW
- a CDS encoding class I SAM-dependent methyltransferase, with the protein product MPLANSFLKSPEEFAAEQFYPLDLYFCENCSLVQLLDVIDPEVLFRNYIYVTGTSETMAAHNRNYAESVIESGKLEPKDLVVEIASNDGTLLNFFRLQGFRILGVEPAENISRLARENGIPTINDFFNSSCAERILSSNGPARVVLANNVLAHVDDTVGFLKGCRTLLTENGFVVLEVPYLRELLQNLEYDTVYHEHLCYFSITTLMRLCERVNLGIFRMDFVPVHGGSLRMFAAPGIDHSNSVVMLAADEEKLDMTRRRRYESFADKVQQHRTELRSLLERFKSDGRNVVAYGAPAKGNTLLNYCDIGTDLVSHTVDKSPLKVGRYTPGKHLPVRAVGSLLEEQPDYVLLLAWNFANEIMQQQQEYSRRGGRFILPLPRPEVINEIPPPYQRGGKVGAE